One segment of Cerasicoccus sp. TK19100 DNA contains the following:
- the nadB gene encoding L-aspartate oxidase, whose amino-acid sequence MKAFDVIVVGSGIAGLSYALGIGRTGRRVAIITKKNRAESNTNYAQGGIASVTSQTDDFELHVKDTLTAGDGLCDEGVVREIISDGPSRIQELIELGVDFTHLGDGRVSLHREGGHSKRRILHVKDLTGAAIEAALLDAVAACKEIEVFEHHMAIDLITYEKLRRKGMSMGPMANRVVGLYVLDSQQGNVETFSARVVMLATGGVGQVYQYSTNPDIATGDGIAMAYRAGAEVRNMEFIQFHPTSLFTYTHERFLISEAVRGEGAVLRNLQGEAFMTRYDERKDLAPRDVVARAIDSEMKKSGAQHLWLDITDQSEESLRDRFPTIFEALLKQGVNMAKDPIPVVPACHYLCGGVKTDLMARTSIPGLLACGEVACTGLHGANRLASNSLLEACVLARDGVTTTLKLLEETTAIPSKLPDWLDGDMRDPDERVVLSHNLDELKRTMWDYVGIVRTTKRLRRAKTRVANLQQEITEYYWNFKVDAALLELRNLIQVAELIIDCALQRKESRGLHYTLDFPDRAPDPSDSVVRLHSSMKSGSLMQQ is encoded by the coding sequence TTGAAGGCTTTTGACGTCATTGTTGTGGGCTCCGGCATAGCCGGGCTGAGTTATGCTCTGGGAATTGGCCGCACCGGTCGCCGGGTTGCGATCATTACGAAAAAGAACCGCGCCGAGTCCAATACGAACTACGCTCAAGGTGGCATTGCCAGCGTGACTTCGCAAACCGACGACTTCGAATTGCACGTGAAGGACACGCTCACGGCGGGCGATGGACTCTGTGACGAAGGCGTCGTGCGCGAGATCATCAGCGATGGCCCGTCGCGCATTCAGGAGCTGATTGAGCTCGGGGTGGACTTTACGCATCTGGGCGACGGTCGGGTGTCCCTGCACCGCGAAGGCGGGCACAGTAAGCGCCGGATTTTGCACGTGAAGGACCTCACCGGTGCCGCGATCGAAGCCGCGCTGCTGGACGCCGTTGCCGCGTGCAAGGAGATCGAGGTGTTTGAGCACCACATGGCGATCGACCTGATCACCTACGAAAAATTGCGCCGCAAAGGCATGTCGATGGGGCCGATGGCCAATCGCGTGGTCGGCCTCTACGTGCTTGATTCGCAGCAGGGCAATGTGGAGACGTTTTCCGCGCGAGTAGTCATGTTGGCCACCGGCGGGGTGGGGCAGGTTTACCAGTACTCGACCAATCCCGATATCGCGACGGGCGACGGCATTGCCATGGCTTATCGGGCCGGTGCCGAGGTGCGCAACATGGAGTTTATCCAGTTCCACCCGACCTCGCTATTTACCTACACGCACGAGCGTTTCCTGATCTCGGAGGCTGTGCGCGGAGAGGGCGCGGTGTTGCGCAATCTACAGGGTGAGGCTTTCATGACGCGCTACGATGAGCGCAAAGACCTGGCCCCACGCGATGTGGTGGCCCGCGCGATCGACAGCGAGATGAAGAAGAGCGGTGCCCAGCACCTCTGGCTCGACATCACCGATCAATCCGAGGAAAGCCTGCGCGACCGTTTTCCCACGATTTTCGAGGCACTGCTCAAGCAGGGCGTCAATATGGCCAAAGACCCGATCCCTGTCGTGCCGGCTTGTCATTACCTTTGCGGCGGCGTGAAAACAGACCTCATGGCGCGCACGAGCATTCCCGGCCTCCTGGCCTGTGGCGAAGTGGCTTGTACCGGCCTGCATGGAGCGAACCGACTGGCCAGCAACTCACTGCTGGAAGCCTGCGTGCTCGCCCGCGACGGGGTCACGACCACGCTTAAGCTGCTGGAGGAGACCACCGCTATCCCCAGTAAATTGCCCGACTGGCTCGATGGCGACATGCGCGACCCGGACGAGCGCGTCGTTCTCTCGCACAACCTCGACGAGCTCAAGCGGACCATGTGGGACTACGTGGGCATTGTCCGCACAACCAAGCGCCTCCGCCGCGCCAAAACCCGTGTGGCCAACCTCCAGCAGGAAATCACTGAGTATTACTGGAATTTCAAAGTCGACGCCGCACTACTGGAGCTGCGCAACCTCATTCAAGTGGCCGAGTTGATTATCGACTGCGCGCTGCAGCGCAAGGAGTCGCGCGGGCTGCACTACACGCTGGACTTCCCTGACCGCGCGCCTGACCCGTCGGATAGCGTGGTCCGGCTGCATTCTTCGATGAAAAGTGGCTCTTTGATGCAACAATAG
- a CDS encoding glycosyltransferase family 9 protein, with translation MNEQGRSFYEQARDARRLLVLDLGFLGDSVHLIPALHEIRRAWPDAQLDVMAETRARQILQIVPGLDNVLGYPRFPKGPKWYENFGYVKDLRARQYDAVINLNGSDRSSILTWASGAKWRLGRVPPKQSAFWPHCFTHTVDVPHGGRPVFVQRWECLPAAGIPVSVAPEFAVTLPAEVVAAVDEKLDGEHGYLHISPCTTQDQKELPMEELAKLVAALIADKSGPKVVISCAPNEREKGKVAELLKRLPEPPWRVFAGELSLLELAETMGRASRHFGGDSGALHLALMMNTPTVSWFRDYEGKDEWLPPGDQHRTVLGQESPNGLQGLSAEQLLRAYREV, from the coding sequence ATGAACGAGCAAGGCCGAAGCTTCTATGAACAAGCGCGCGATGCGCGGCGCCTGCTGGTGCTCGATTTGGGCTTTCTGGGCGACTCGGTCCACCTGATCCCGGCGCTGCATGAGATTCGCCGAGCCTGGCCGGATGCCCAGCTCGATGTGATGGCGGAGACGCGCGCAAGGCAGATTCTGCAAATTGTTCCCGGGCTCGACAATGTGCTTGGTTACCCGCGCTTTCCGAAGGGGCCGAAGTGGTATGAGAATTTTGGTTACGTGAAAGACCTGCGCGCCCGCCAATACGATGCGGTGATCAACCTGAACGGCTCGGACCGCTCCAGTATTCTGACCTGGGCCAGCGGTGCAAAGTGGCGGCTGGGCCGCGTGCCACCAAAGCAGTCGGCGTTTTGGCCGCATTGTTTCACGCACACGGTTGATGTTCCCCACGGCGGTCGCCCGGTCTTTGTTCAGCGTTGGGAATGCCTACCCGCAGCGGGAATTCCCGTCAGTGTGGCACCGGAATTTGCGGTAACCTTGCCCGCGGAAGTCGTGGCGGCGGTGGACGAAAAACTCGACGGTGAGCACGGCTATTTGCATATCAGCCCTTGCACGACGCAGGACCAGAAAGAGCTGCCCATGGAGGAATTAGCCAAGTTGGTCGCAGCGCTTATTGCCGATAAAAGCGGCCCCAAGGTGGTCATTTCCTGCGCACCGAATGAGCGTGAAAAAGGCAAAGTCGCCGAGCTGCTTAAGCGCTTGCCGGAACCGCCCTGGCGGGTATTTGCCGGAGAGTTGTCGCTGCTGGAATTAGCGGAGACCATGGGCCGTGCGAGTCGTCATTTTGGCGGCGATTCCGGTGCTCTGCACTTGGCGCTGATGATGAACACGCCGACGGTGTCCTGGTTTCGCGATTACGAGGGCAAGGACGAGTGGCTGCCCCCGGGCGACCAGCATCGCACAGTGCTCGGACAGGAGTCACCCAATGGCCTGCAGGGGCTCTCGGCCGAGCAACTGCTTCGTGCGTATCGCGAGGTGTAG
- a CDS encoding NADH-quinone oxidoreductase subunit A: MELADYLPVLIQILLAVVIAAAILTASHIFGQRARGNYAKDAAYECGMLEESKPHPKFSVKFYVVAMLFILFDIEMVFMIPWVLVYRELLAVGVLDFWPILFFLFILTLGLVYEMKKKGLEWER; this comes from the coding sequence ATGGAATTGGCTGACTACCTGCCCGTATTGATTCAGATTTTGCTCGCTGTGGTGATTGCTGCGGCGATCCTGACGGCGAGTCACATCTTTGGCCAGCGCGCGCGCGGCAACTACGCGAAGGACGCCGCCTACGAGTGCGGTATGCTGGAGGAAAGTAAGCCACACCCGAAGTTTAGCGTGAAATTCTATGTCGTCGCGATGCTGTTCATCCTGTTCGACATCGAGATGGTCTTCATGATTCCGTGGGTGCTCGTTTACCGTGAGCTACTCGCTGTGGGTGTGCTTGATTTCTGGCCGATTCTGTTCTTCCTCTTCATTCTGACCCTTGGCTTGGTCTATGAAATGAAGAAGAAGGGCCTTGAGTGGGAGCGCTAA
- a CDS encoding MotA/TolQ/ExbB proton channel family protein — translation MNDLPGRKLAVYGAWMQLGPVIGLLGTIIGMLTTFNEMSEGGTAEPEALASGMGVALVTTAFGFIIGLIGLVMLGIALFGHRYRAPWFFTFLIVYSIIWMLNFPIGTILGVLLLIYVLKRKDEFQTPAVTL, via the coding sequence ATGAACGATTTACCCGGAAGAAAATTAGCCGTTTACGGTGCCTGGATGCAGCTCGGACCAGTCATCGGTCTCTTAGGGACGATTATCGGTATGCTCACCACGTTCAATGAAATGTCGGAGGGCGGAACCGCGGAGCCCGAAGCCTTGGCAAGCGGGATGGGGGTTGCCCTGGTCACGACTGCGTTCGGCTTTATAATCGGTTTGATTGGCCTGGTAATGCTCGGCATCGCGCTCTTTGGCCATCGATATCGAGCACCGTGGTTTTTCACTTTCTTGATCGTGTATTCCATTATCTGGATGCTCAATTTTCCCATCGGCACCATCCTTGGCGTTCTGCTCTTAATTTACGTGCTCAAGCGCAAAGACGAATTCCAAACGCCCGCTGTCACCTTATGA
- a CDS encoding YHYH protein, translating into MKRLTLATLFIAPFTLFAHGDHDHDSDVDLTAVIAQAPSLGAVEIEQIGDYLVISSKDQPAHETGQFPNRKNPNAIAAQSFTFKVPLHPERAERPMAYDGYLFGVAINGVPFDPGTGETWNGDRRWREEAIVAGNPGKLGVDQNNAHVQPSGMYHYHGIPWGLINELRAKNPKAGKSEPLLIGWAADGYPIYYQEGMRSSWRLKEGQRDGGPGGRHNGAYTRDYEYEADSGDLDWLNGRYGSTPEYPEGIYQYYVTEEFPFVPRYFLGSPNEGFRKHHRAMAGRPR; encoded by the coding sequence ATGAAACGCCTGACTCTCGCTACCCTGTTCATTGCCCCTTTCACGCTGTTCGCCCACGGTGACCATGATCACGATTCCGACGTGGATTTGACCGCGGTGATTGCGCAGGCACCCAGTCTCGGGGCGGTGGAGATCGAGCAAATCGGCGACTATTTGGTCATCTCGTCGAAGGACCAGCCGGCGCATGAGACAGGGCAATTTCCCAACCGAAAGAATCCCAACGCGATTGCAGCGCAGTCGTTTACCTTTAAAGTCCCACTGCATCCTGAGCGCGCCGAGCGCCCGATGGCTTACGACGGCTACTTGTTCGGCGTGGCGATCAATGGCGTGCCTTTCGACCCGGGCACGGGCGAGACCTGGAATGGCGACCGCCGTTGGCGTGAGGAGGCGATTGTCGCGGGCAATCCCGGCAAACTGGGGGTCGATCAAAACAACGCGCACGTCCAGCCCAGCGGCATGTATCATTACCACGGCATTCCCTGGGGGCTGATCAACGAGCTCCGCGCCAAAAATCCCAAGGCGGGCAAAAGTGAGCCCTTGCTCATCGGATGGGCGGCTGACGGTTACCCGATTTATTACCAGGAAGGCATGCGCTCGAGTTGGCGGCTGAAAGAAGGCCAGCGCGACGGCGGACCCGGTGGTCGCCATAACGGTGCCTACACCCGCGATTACGAATACGAGGCCGACTCGGGCGACCTTGATTGGCTCAATGGCCGCTACGGCAGCACGCCGGAGTATCCCGAAGGCATCTATCAGTATTACGTGACGGAGGAGTTTCCCTTCGTGCCGCGCTATTTCCTCGGCTCGCCCAATGAAGGCTTCCGCAAGCATCATCGCGCTATGGCCGGCCGCCCACGTTAG
- the tmk gene encoding dTMP kinase, with protein MTENGGILISFEGSEGSGKSTQIAQLADKIRAAGREVLLTREPGGTAIGEEIRHLLKHADAGFGMCPETELLLFAASRAQLVREVIIPALKEGKVILCDRFLDSTTVYQGVARQLSEDPVSAINSFAVGDAMPHLTIVVDVPAEIGLQRAAQRASDLPDRMEQENIEFYQSVRKGYLILAEQMPERFFVVDGSLAVHDVADLIWAEVSEIFDIG; from the coding sequence ATGACGGAAAACGGAGGCATCCTCATCTCCTTTGAAGGCTCGGAAGGCAGCGGCAAAAGCACGCAAATCGCCCAACTCGCCGATAAAATTCGAGCAGCCGGACGCGAAGTTCTGCTGACCCGCGAGCCCGGTGGCACCGCCATCGGCGAAGAAATCCGCCACTTGCTCAAGCACGCCGACGCTGGCTTCGGCATGTGCCCCGAGACCGAGCTGCTGCTCTTTGCCGCCAGCCGCGCCCAACTCGTGCGCGAGGTGATCATCCCGGCCCTCAAGGAAGGCAAAGTCATCCTCTGCGACCGCTTCCTCGACTCGACCACAGTTTACCAGGGCGTGGCCCGCCAGCTGTCCGAAGATCCCGTGAGCGCAATAAACAGCTTCGCCGTTGGCGATGCGATGCCGCACCTGACGATCGTTGTCGACGTGCCGGCCGAAATCGGCCTCCAGCGTGCCGCCCAGCGCGCCAGCGACCTGCCCGATCGCATGGAGCAGGAAAACATCGAGTTCTACCAGTCCGTGCGCAAAGGCTACCTGATCCTCGCCGAGCAAATGCCCGAGCGGTTCTTCGTCGTGGATGGCTCGCTGGCCGTGCATGATGTAGCCGACCTGATCTGGGCCGAGGTCAGCGAGATTTTCGACATCGGCTAG
- a CDS encoding thioredoxin family protein — protein MKDLLLIFAFIAVAAAVVLNTSGSCAFAGTPSNAAAPAESGASTISMEQQPNVPEGWVTDYQGALALAKEEGKAVLIDFTGSDWCGWCKKLDKEVFDQAAFEDYAEKNLVRLYLDFPNNKPQTEALSTQNEELSKKYGVRGFPTIIVLNSDGEMISQLGYQRGGAEKYVETLEGVINSPEKS, from the coding sequence ATGAAAGACCTGCTTCTCATTTTCGCCTTTATCGCTGTTGCCGCAGCGGTCGTCCTCAACACCAGCGGTTCCTGCGCATTTGCCGGCACGCCGTCTAACGCCGCTGCGCCCGCCGAATCTGGCGCTAGCACCATTTCCATGGAGCAGCAGCCCAACGTCCCCGAAGGCTGGGTGACGGACTATCAGGGCGCGCTCGCTTTGGCGAAAGAGGAAGGCAAGGCCGTCCTGATCGACTTTACTGGCTCCGACTGGTGCGGCTGGTGCAAGAAGCTTGATAAGGAAGTTTTCGACCAGGCTGCCTTTGAAGATTACGCCGAGAAAAACCTCGTCCGCCTTTACTTGGACTTCCCTAACAATAAGCCGCAAACGGAAGCACTATCCACACAAAATGAGGAACTCTCCAAAAAATACGGTGTCAGAGGATTTCCAACAATCATTGTTCTAAACTCCGACGGAGAAATGATTTCCCAGTTGGGCTATCAGCGCGGCGGAGCCGAGAAATATGTAGAAACTTTAGAGGGCGTTATCAACAGCCCGGAAAAATCGTAA
- a CDS encoding carbohydrate porin — translation MDHSKAWRPMRRLSLLITLAASPAFAAYTQYSATAEERHDEMMAFFTDHTEATVPDSVQSWWDYKYMLGDGYYRDDLAKEGLTLSLKFVTDSLGNVSGGRDQGFTYTGSMGFDADADLEKLLGIEGADFYVSAVWRSGTSLSNKYIGNVFQTQQIYGGQNLRLYAFYWRQSLFDDQLLLKVGRIAQGDDFLSRPIYWSYVQNAFDGNPVSIFLNTPMYAYPNSTWGGFAKYTPKESDFFVQGGLYGGAKTPTQTRNSAHGLDWSFDYDNAYLMGMFGWRPGMKISGQSELPGNYSMGAYYVTGHFQQFLPAPAPPGTSAEVEGKWGLYWMFDQMVYSNGVNSNGDKTGITPWFVVSIAPDERVNQMPYSFYGGVRWDAILPSRKDDFLALGYVYGMFSDDFAQSQRNRGIPGQNFESVIELTYMIQVNEWFTFQPDLQYIINPGGAHQYSDAFVLGFQSSVQF, via the coding sequence ATGGATCATTCAAAAGCCTGGCGTCCAATGCGGCGCTTGAGCCTGCTAATCACGCTGGCAGCCAGCCCGGCGTTTGCCGCCTACACGCAGTATTCGGCGACCGCTGAGGAACGTCATGACGAGATGATGGCCTTCTTCACCGACCACACCGAGGCGACCGTTCCGGACTCCGTGCAAAGTTGGTGGGACTATAAATACATGCTCGGCGACGGCTATTACCGCGACGATTTGGCCAAGGAGGGCCTGACGCTGTCGCTGAAATTCGTCACCGACAGCCTGGGCAACGTGAGCGGTGGCCGCGACCAGGGCTTTACTTATACGGGCTCAATGGGCTTCGACGCCGACGCGGATCTGGAGAAATTACTCGGCATCGAGGGTGCGGATTTTTACGTTTCAGCGGTCTGGCGCTCGGGCACGAGCTTGTCTAATAAATACATCGGCAATGTCTTCCAGACTCAGCAGATTTATGGTGGGCAAAACCTGCGGCTCTATGCGTTTTACTGGCGGCAAAGTCTATTCGACGACCAACTGCTGCTCAAGGTTGGCCGCATCGCGCAGGGTGACGATTTCCTTTCCCGGCCGATCTATTGGAGCTACGTGCAAAACGCTTTCGACGGCAACCCGGTGTCGATTTTCCTGAACACGCCGATGTATGCCTACCCGAATTCCACTTGGGGCGGTTTCGCTAAATACACGCCCAAAGAATCGGATTTTTTCGTGCAAGGCGGCCTCTATGGCGGCGCGAAAACCCCCACGCAGACTCGCAATAGCGCGCATGGTCTCGACTGGTCATTCGACTACGATAACGCCTACCTGATGGGTATGTTCGGTTGGCGGCCAGGGATGAAAATCAGCGGGCAAAGTGAGCTGCCGGGGAATTATTCGATGGGTGCGTATTACGTGACCGGCCACTTCCAGCAATTCCTGCCAGCGCCGGCACCACCAGGCACGAGCGCCGAGGTGGAGGGCAAGTGGGGCTTGTATTGGATGTTTGACCAGATGGTCTATTCCAACGGCGTCAATTCGAATGGTGATAAGACCGGCATTACCCCGTGGTTTGTGGTCAGTATCGCGCCGGACGAGCGGGTGAATCAGATGCCATATTCGTTCTACGGCGGCGTGCGCTGGGATGCGATTCTGCCTTCACGTAAAGACGACTTTCTCGCGCTGGGCTATGTTTACGGCATGTTTAGCGACGACTTCGCCCAATCGCAGCGCAATCGCGGCATTCCGGGGCAGAATTTCGAGTCCGTCATCGAGCTCACCTACATGATCCAGGTCAACGAGTGGTTCACCTTCCAGCCCGACCTGCAATACATCATCAATCCGGGCGGCGCGCACCAATATAGCGATGCCTTCGTGTTGGGCTTCCAGTCATCGGTGCAGTTTTAA
- a CDS encoding diadenylate cyclase: MRLDRYISKSRIIDIVSSDLEGALKELLEVCKLPEEAGMTKKQLLGELIEREQTMTTYLGGGIGLPHVRIPMKRPYQFAIGRCPQGLEFEGHDEYREIRLVFLLLASEKEKSYLNVLASLARTFQEPGVVEKLTQSKDVGELRDSVAATFGGSSTKQGTKDNKFNRLILKEAVKVAKGSQSSAIMVFGDTFIGGVDLTESFGDMKTILVTQSASEATFDSKTVTAIIPARSFGHSRLSQLRSAMLIGLTRGIIKHNERLCCVGGLPHSNQFDTLVVVDVEREFQSVLTRQTDMLPAAVKPEVLERVLAIATELSIEGREGKPVGSLFVLGDSQQVRPHTKQLVLNPFFGYEAEERNILNPFMDETVKEFSLLDGAFIIRGDGVLEAAGTLIHANELPQQLPSGLGTRHAAAASISMATDCIALVVSASTGQVTLFRRGQMLPLIERNSSREL, translated from the coding sequence ATGCGACTAGACCGGTATATTTCCAAGTCACGAATCATCGACATCGTTAGCTCGGATTTGGAGGGCGCGCTCAAAGAATTGCTCGAAGTCTGCAAGCTGCCCGAAGAGGCGGGGATGACCAAAAAGCAACTGCTGGGCGAGCTAATCGAACGCGAGCAAACGATGACGACTTACCTCGGTGGCGGCATAGGCTTGCCCCACGTGCGTATTCCGATGAAGCGCCCGTATCAGTTCGCCATTGGTCGGTGCCCGCAAGGTTTGGAGTTCGAGGGACACGATGAATACCGCGAAATCCGCTTGGTGTTCCTGCTGCTCGCCTCGGAAAAAGAGAAATCTTATCTGAATGTATTGGCGTCGCTGGCGCGAACTTTTCAGGAGCCAGGCGTCGTCGAAAAGCTCACCCAGTCCAAGGATGTTGGCGAGCTTCGTGATTCGGTGGCCGCTACCTTTGGTGGCAGCAGCACGAAGCAGGGCACGAAGGATAACAAGTTTAACCGCCTCATCTTGAAGGAAGCGGTCAAGGTCGCCAAGGGCTCTCAAAGCTCGGCGATCATGGTCTTTGGCGACACCTTCATCGGAGGCGTGGACTTGACGGAATCCTTCGGCGATATGAAGACGATCCTCGTCACGCAGTCAGCCTCAGAGGCAACCTTTGACAGTAAGACCGTCACGGCAATCATCCCGGCGCGATCGTTCGGGCACAGCCGCTTATCACAATTGCGCAGTGCAATGTTGATCGGTTTGACGCGCGGTATCATCAAGCACAACGAACGCTTGTGCTGCGTGGGTGGCCTGCCACACAGCAACCAATTTGACACGCTGGTTGTGGTCGACGTGGAGCGTGAATTCCAATCGGTGCTCACGCGGCAGACCGATATGCTACCCGCCGCCGTCAAGCCCGAGGTGCTAGAGCGCGTGCTTGCTATCGCCACGGAGCTTTCCATCGAAGGCCGCGAAGGCAAGCCGGTCGGCTCGCTGTTTGTGCTTGGCGATTCCCAGCAAGTGCGCCCACACACGAAGCAGCTGGTGCTCAATCCGTTCTTCGGCTACGAGGCCGAGGAGCGCAACATTCTCAACCCGTTCATGGACGAAACGGTGAAGGAATTTTCCCTGCTCGACGGCGCGTTCATCATTCGTGGGGATGGCGTGCTCGAAGCCGCCGGCACGCTGATTCACGCCAACGAACTACCTCAGCAACTGCCCAGTGGGCTCGGCACACGGCACGCCGCCGCCGCGTCGATCTCGATGGCCACGGACTGCATTGCGCTGGTGGTCTCGGCCAGTACCGGCCAGGTGACGCTTTTCCGCCGCGGCCAAATGCTGCCGCTGATTGAGCGCAACTCCAGTCGCGAGCTCTAA
- a CDS encoding dihydrofolate reductase has protein sequence MTTPNANWIAIAAMAENRVIGNGNAIPWRLSEDFKFFKRTTMGHVLVMGRKTWDSIGRPLPGRETIVISRQASPEDVPGALLMRSLEELQTFDPGERKIFIAGGAEIYRQTLPMCGELLLTRVYGSPEGDAFMPEFEHLFEPVDKLLNFPEFETIRLQRVKEKD, from the coding sequence ATGACCACCCCCAACGCCAACTGGATTGCCATCGCCGCGATGGCCGAAAACCGCGTGATCGGCAACGGCAACGCCATCCCCTGGCGCTTGTCCGAAGACTTTAAATTCTTTAAACGCACCACGATGGGCCACGTGCTCGTGATGGGGCGCAAGACGTGGGACTCCATCGGACGCCCCCTGCCCGGCCGCGAGACCATTGTCATCTCCCGCCAGGCCAGCCCCGAGGACGTCCCCGGGGCCTTACTGATGCGCTCACTGGAAGAGCTGCAAACCTTCGATCCCGGCGAACGCAAAATATTCATTGCCGGCGGCGCGGAGATCTACCGCCAGACCCTGCCCATGTGCGGCGAGTTACTGTTGACCCGCGTGTATGGATCGCCCGAGGGTGACGCCTTTATGCCGGAGTTTGAACACCTCTTTGAACCCGTGGACAAACTGCTCAATTTCCCGGAGTTTGAGACCATTCGCCTGCAGCGAGTTAAGGAAAAAGATTAA